The following proteins come from a genomic window of Gordonia westfalica:
- a CDS encoding GmrSD restriction endonuclease domain-containing protein, with the protein MPESVPPRARTVSRWLLAAPVAAFTLVVAGCGISQQTAATPPTPDITSAVAAPTTDAPLPTPSPVVTVASAPAADNALRTLSTLAVKGRAPKTGYDRALFGQAWSDDVTVDGGHNGCDTRNDILRRDLTGITLKPGSNGCAVLSGTLDDPYTGTTIRFVRGQATSSAVQIDHVVALSDAWQKGAQQLSPQQRVDFANDPRNLQAVDGPTNQKKGAGDAATWLPPNKGHRCTYVSRQVEVKAAYELWVTQAEKDAITRVLSSCGATASAPTTERTETRTSTATPVPETTYTPPRLYAPPAETTPPAEAPSSAYYKNCSAARAAGAAPLYAGQPGYRAKLDRDGDGVACE; encoded by the coding sequence ATGCCCGAATCCGTACCCCCACGCGCGCGCACGGTGTCCCGATGGTTGCTCGCGGCCCCCGTCGCGGCGTTCACACTCGTCGTCGCCGGCTGCGGCATCAGCCAGCAGACCGCGGCGACGCCGCCGACGCCCGACATCACCTCCGCCGTGGCGGCGCCGACCACCGACGCACCGCTGCCGACCCCCTCGCCCGTGGTCACCGTGGCCTCGGCACCGGCCGCCGACAACGCCCTGAGGACCCTGAGCACCCTGGCCGTCAAGGGTCGCGCACCGAAGACCGGATACGACCGCGCACTGTTCGGGCAGGCCTGGTCCGATGACGTCACCGTCGACGGCGGCCACAACGGCTGCGACACCCGCAACGACATCCTGCGCCGGGACCTGACCGGCATCACCCTGAAACCCGGCTCGAACGGATGCGCCGTCCTGTCGGGCACCCTCGACGATCCGTACACGGGCACGACGATCCGGTTCGTCCGCGGCCAGGCCACATCCTCGGCAGTCCAGATCGATCATGTCGTCGCGCTCTCCGACGCCTGGCAGAAGGGCGCGCAGCAGCTCTCACCGCAGCAGCGCGTCGACTTCGCCAACGACCCGCGCAACCTGCAGGCCGTCGACGGCCCGACGAACCAGAAGAAGGGCGCCGGCGACGCCGCGACCTGGCTGCCGCCGAACAAGGGCCATCGCTGCACCTACGTGAGCCGTCAGGTCGAGGTGAAGGCCGCCTACGAGCTCTGGGTCACGCAGGCCGAGAAGGACGCGATCACCCGCGTCCTGTCCTCCTGCGGCGCCACCGCGTCGGCCCCGACCACCGAGCGCACCGAGACGCGTACCTCCACCGCGACCCCGGTACCGGAGACGACCTACACCCCGCCGCGGCTCTACGCCCCGCCGGCCGAGACGACACCTCCCGCCGAAGCACCTTCCTCCGCGTACTACAAGAACTGCTCGGCCGCACGCGCGGCCGGGGCGGCCCCGCTGTACGCGGGTCAGCCTGGCTACCGCGCCAAGCTCGACCGTGACGGCGACGGGGTCGCCTGCGAGTAG